From the Thermococcus guaymasensis DSM 11113 genome, one window contains:
- the gcvPB gene encoding aminomethyl-transferring glycine dehydrogenase subunit GcvPB codes for MFRQAKWDEPLIFELSKPGRIGYTLPKPIEDVEVEVPEKLKRKSPLNLPELSEPEVVKHYTRLSEMNYGVDSGIYPLGSCTMKYNPKINEEIASHPGIAYVHPYQDERTVQGALKIMWELEQWLKEITGMDRFTLQPAAGANGEFTGVSIIRAYHLDNGEPQRDEMLVPDSAHGTNPASAAMAGFKVVEIPSNENGTVDLEALENAVSERTAGLMLTNPNTLGIFEDEILEIAKIVHKAGGLLYYDGANLNAVLGKVRPGDMGFDLVHLNLHKTFSTPHGGGGPGSGPVGVKDFLKDYLPVPLVSYDEENDRYYLDYNVPKSIGKVKELYGNFAVMVRALTYLKIMGRDGLREASEVAVLNANYLARKLKGTRGYELPYKELRKHEVVFSAEPMKKETGVKALDVAKRLLDFGLHAPTIYFPLIVHEALMIEPTETVSKEEIDAYVEALKRISEEAYTNPEIVKSAPHNTAVRRVDDVLATKKPVITWRMYRELKERGEVDY; via the coding sequence ATGTTCCGTCAGGCTAAATGGGATGAACCCCTCATTTTCGAGCTCTCAAAGCCGGGAAGGATTGGCTACACCCTCCCCAAGCCGATTGAAGACGTTGAAGTTGAAGTTCCCGAAAAGCTTAAGCGTAAGAGCCCCCTCAACCTCCCGGAGCTGAGCGAGCCTGAGGTTGTGAAGCACTACACCCGCCTGAGCGAGATGAACTACGGCGTTGACTCTGGCATCTATCCACTCGGCTCGTGCACCATGAAGTACAACCCCAAGATAAACGAGGAGATAGCCTCTCACCCGGGCATCGCCTACGTTCACCCCTACCAGGACGAGAGGACCGTTCAGGGCGCGCTGAAGATAATGTGGGAGCTTGAGCAGTGGCTCAAGGAGATAACGGGAATGGACCGCTTCACACTCCAGCCGGCAGCTGGAGCGAACGGCGAATTTACAGGCGTTTCGATAATACGCGCCTACCATCTCGACAACGGCGAGCCGCAGAGGGACGAGATGCTCGTCCCGGACTCGGCCCACGGAACTAACCCTGCTTCGGCTGCAATGGCCGGCTTCAAGGTCGTCGAGATACCCTCCAATGAGAACGGAACCGTTGACCTTGAGGCCCTTGAGAACGCGGTGAGCGAGAGGACAGCTGGACTCATGCTCACGAACCCCAACACCCTGGGCATCTTCGAGGACGAGATACTTGAGATTGCGAAGATAGTCCACAAAGCTGGGGGCCTGCTCTACTACGACGGAGCCAACCTCAACGCCGTCCTCGGAAAGGTCAGACCGGGAGATATGGGCTTCGACCTCGTCCACCTCAACCTCCACAAGACGTTCTCGACTCCGCACGGCGGCGGTGGGCCTGGAAGCGGGCCCGTAGGAGTCAAGGACTTCCTCAAGGACTACCTCCCGGTCCCGCTGGTGAGCTACGACGAGGAGAACGACCGCTACTACCTCGACTACAACGTGCCGAAGAGCATAGGCAAAGTCAAGGAGCTCTACGGCAACTTTGCGGTAATGGTCAGGGCCCTTACATACCTCAAGATAATGGGCAGGGACGGCCTGAGGGAGGCCAGCGAGGTAGCCGTTCTCAACGCCAACTACCTCGCCCGGAAGCTTAAGGGAACGAGGGGCTACGAACTCCCGTACAAGGAGCTGAGGAAGCACGAGGTCGTCTTCAGCGCCGAGCCCATGAAGAAGGAGACCGGCGTTAAGGCCCTGGACGTCGCAAAGAGGCTCCTCGACTTCGGCCTGCACGCACCGACGATATACTTCCCGCTGATCGTGCACGAAGCTTTGATGATTGAGCCGACCGAGACCGTCAGCAAGGAAGAGATAGATGCCTACGTTGAGGCCCTCAAGAGGATAAGCGAGGAAGCATACACCAACCCAGAGATCGTCAAGAGCGCCCCGCACAACACCGCAGTCAGGCGCGTGGATGATGTCCTGGCTACAAAGAAGCCGGTAATAACATGGCGCATGTACAGAGAGCTCAAAGAAAGGGGAGAGGTTGATTACTGA
- the gcvPA gene encoding aminomethyl-transferring glycine dehydrogenase subunit GcvPA has protein sequence MGKHYLPNLPQKEEMLKEIGFERIEDLFSDVPKGMVKEFNLPEGKSEYEVFMELNEVLSKNKTVLEMPSFLGAGTYFHYIPAHVKYIIERSEFLTAYTPYQPEISQGMLQTLFEYQSLIAELVGLPIVNSSMYDWGTAMAEAALMSARVTKRTKFVVPKHMSPEKKAVLKTYTSGPGLEIEYVGWNERGQLNIEELKEKVEGAAGVYVEVPNFFGILEEELAAIGEIAHEAGALFVVGVDPTILGIVEAPGELGADIVVGEAAYFGNPMNFGGPRAGIFAVRNDKKLIRQMPGRIIGMTKDADGKRAFVMTLQTREQHIRRAKATSNICSNEALVAVAAAVHLASLGPKGLRELGEVILKNTAYLKKRLSEVAEIPFDGVNFKDVPVRFEVPYDVVHERLLERNIHGGYYLGKHFPELGETALFAATETTRKEWVEALVGALKEIINEAEL, from the coding sequence ATGGGAAAACACTACCTCCCAAACCTCCCGCAGAAGGAGGAAATGCTCAAGGAGATAGGCTTTGAGCGCATTGAAGACCTCTTCTCCGACGTTCCGAAGGGCATGGTCAAGGAGTTCAACCTGCCCGAAGGGAAGAGCGAGTACGAGGTCTTTATGGAGCTCAACGAAGTCCTCTCAAAGAACAAGACCGTCCTCGAAATGCCCAGCTTCCTCGGGGCAGGGACGTACTTCCACTACATTCCGGCCCACGTGAAGTACATCATTGAAAGGAGCGAGTTCCTGACGGCCTACACTCCCTACCAGCCGGAGATAAGCCAGGGAATGCTCCAGACCCTCTTCGAGTACCAGAGCCTCATAGCCGAGCTCGTGGGCCTGCCAATAGTCAACTCGTCCATGTACGACTGGGGCACTGCTATGGCGGAGGCAGCGCTGATGAGCGCCCGCGTCACAAAGAGAACCAAATTCGTTGTTCCAAAGCACATGAGCCCGGAGAAGAAGGCCGTTCTAAAAACCTACACCTCTGGCCCTGGACTCGAAATCGAGTACGTGGGCTGGAACGAGCGCGGCCAGCTCAACATCGAGGAACTCAAAGAGAAGGTGGAAGGAGCTGCTGGCGTTTACGTTGAAGTTCCGAACTTCTTCGGCATCCTTGAAGAAGAGCTCGCTGCCATCGGGGAAATAGCCCACGAGGCAGGGGCACTCTTTGTTGTTGGCGTTGACCCAACGATACTCGGCATAGTCGAGGCTCCCGGCGAGCTTGGTGCAGACATCGTCGTCGGAGAGGCCGCCTACTTTGGAAATCCAATGAACTTCGGAGGCCCGAGGGCGGGAATATTCGCCGTTAGAAACGACAAGAAGCTCATCCGCCAGATGCCCGGAAGGATAATCGGAATGACAAAAGACGCCGACGGAAAGAGGGCCTTCGTGATGACGCTCCAGACGAGGGAGCAGCACATAAGAAGGGCAAAGGCGACCTCAAACATCTGTTCGAACGAAGCTCTGGTTGCCGTCGCCGCGGCGGTACACCTCGCGAGCCTCGGGCCAAAGGGACTGAGGGAGCTCGGAGAAGTTATCCTCAAGAACACCGCTTACCTCAAGAAGCGCCTCTCCGAGGTTGCTGAGATTCCGTTCGATGGCGTGAACTTCAAGGACGTGCCCGTAAGGTTCGAGGTTCCCTACGACGTCGTACACGAGAGGTTACTTGAGAGGAACATCCACGGCGGCTACTATCTCGGAAAGCACTTCCCGGAGCTCGGCGAGACGGCGCTCTTCGCGGCGACCGAGACAACGAGAAAGGAATGGGTTGAGGCACTCGTAGGGGCTCTGAAGGAGATAATAAACGAGGCGGAGCTGTGA
- a CDS encoding HAD family hydrolase, whose product MIIAFDFDGTLIDSYSCIEEAFRRALEKRYRWLLGKTLWARLLTKIEFQFERPAFGKHKKKSKPPFFLRTKFFETWFIERAKLSKPIDDAPELLKRLKEEGHTVISFSAEDFIEGMKVRRLKMAGMYDLFDDVIVFGREMTLDEAFKLVREKYGNETFIWVDDKPWRFIGHGDENTEYVWYYFPFTAKFVEKNRERLALIPHLHVIRDLWSLFDVIERVKQYQGEK is encoded by the coding sequence ATGATAATTGCTTTCGACTTCGACGGGACGCTCATTGACAGCTACTCGTGTATCGAAGAAGCATTCAGGAGAGCCCTTGAAAAGCGTTACCGCTGGCTTCTAGGAAAGACCCTGTGGGCGAGGTTGCTGACTAAAATCGAGTTCCAGTTCGAGAGGCCGGCCTTTGGAAAGCACAAAAAGAAAAGCAAGCCGCCTTTCTTCCTTCGCACGAAGTTCTTTGAGACATGGTTCATCGAGAGGGCCAAACTGAGCAAACCTATTGATGACGCCCCAGAACTCCTCAAGCGGCTTAAAGAGGAAGGGCACACCGTCATTTCGTTCTCAGCTGAGGACTTCATAGAGGGTATGAAGGTCAGGCGCCTGAAGATGGCGGGTATGTACGACCTCTTCGACGACGTCATAGTCTTCGGCAGGGAGATGACACTTGATGAGGCCTTCAAGCTCGTCCGCGAGAAGTATGGAAACGAGACATTCATCTGGGTGGACGACAAGCCCTGGCGCTTCATCGGCCACGGCGATGAGAACACCGAATACGTCTGGTACTACTTCCCCTTCACGGCCAAGTTCGTGGAGAAAAACCGCGAAAGGCTCGCATTAATACCGCATCTCCACGTGATACGGGATCTGTGGAGCCTGTTCGACGTAATTGAGAGAGTGAAGCAGTACCAGGGGGAGAAGTGA
- a CDS encoding ABC transporter permease, with protein sequence MLPRRFWILILIPALTFLMVFFYYPIALVLKEGLSASALLSVLSNSYYRHVITFTILQALGSTLLTLAIGLPGAYLFANYEFPGKRFLRAVLTVPFVMPSIMVALGFILLFGKQGFITTLLGRDLGILYSWKAILLAHAFYNFPVVVRMVSSLWERINPHYEEAAMSLGAKGFTLFRKVTLPMLSPAIFASAMLTFVFCFLSFSIPLILGGYKYSTIEVAIFTAIITMLDFRTGAALAVIQMALSFAFMYLYLKSLEKYAKAEEQRVLRKPKKLTLREMLSLKGLAIALYSVVVFVFILAPLLAVVYDSLTWNGNFTLEFYRRLFDSSYNPIFGSDSLHAIIWSFTFGFTTVLLATLIALAMAYSSLRWDLPGKTFMDVLVTLPLGSSAIIIGLGYIKAFHKPPLILLGSPYLIIAAHTVIAYPFALRAISSSLKKIKASLREAAMSLGATDFKAFLKVELPLAFGGVLVGAVFSFAMSIAELGATYMIYQPKYTTITIAIYRYLGSRQFNSASAMAVVLMIVSLVGFLLIERTGEEVW encoded by the coding sequence ATGCTCCCGCGCAGGTTTTGGATCCTCATCTTAATACCTGCATTGACCTTTTTGATGGTCTTCTTCTACTACCCCATAGCCCTTGTACTGAAGGAAGGGCTCTCGGCATCAGCGCTCCTCTCAGTCCTCTCGAACTCATATTACAGGCACGTTATCACTTTCACGATCCTCCAGGCATTAGGCTCGACGCTCCTGACCCTCGCGATAGGCCTCCCCGGGGCGTATCTCTTCGCCAACTACGAGTTTCCCGGAAAGAGGTTCCTTCGGGCGGTTCTGACGGTGCCCTTCGTCATGCCCAGCATAATGGTGGCCCTCGGCTTCATACTGCTCTTCGGCAAACAGGGGTTCATCACAACTCTCCTCGGCCGCGACCTTGGAATCCTCTACTCCTGGAAGGCGATTCTCCTGGCTCATGCGTTTTACAACTTCCCCGTTGTCGTCAGAATGGTATCATCTCTCTGGGAGAGGATAAACCCCCATTACGAGGAAGCCGCGATGAGCCTTGGGGCAAAGGGCTTCACCCTCTTTCGGAAGGTAACACTCCCAATGCTCTCACCCGCGATCTTTGCCTCCGCGATGCTCACATTCGTGTTCTGCTTCCTGAGCTTCTCAATCCCCCTGATACTTGGCGGCTATAAGTACAGCACGATAGAAGTTGCCATATTCACCGCAATAATCACCATGCTTGACTTCAGGACGGGTGCAGCGCTGGCAGTTATTCAGATGGCGCTCAGTTTCGCCTTCATGTACTTATACCTCAAGAGCCTCGAAAAGTACGCGAAAGCTGAGGAGCAGAGGGTCTTGAGAAAGCCCAAGAAGCTGACCCTGAGGGAGATGTTAAGCCTCAAAGGCCTCGCGATAGCCCTCTACTCCGTGGTCGTCTTCGTCTTCATTCTAGCACCACTCCTCGCCGTCGTCTATGACTCCCTTACGTGGAACGGAAACTTTACCCTGGAGTTCTACCGCCGGCTCTTCGACAGCTCCTACAACCCAATTTTCGGATCGGACAGCCTCCACGCTATCATCTGGAGCTTCACCTTTGGCTTTACAACGGTTCTGCTGGCGACTCTCATAGCTCTCGCAATGGCTTACTCCTCTCTCAGGTGGGATCTGCCGGGGAAGACCTTCATGGACGTCCTCGTGACCCTCCCATTGGGATCCTCGGCAATAATCATTGGTCTTGGATACATCAAAGCTTTCCACAAGCCGCCCCTCATCTTGCTTGGAAGTCCGTACCTAATCATTGCAGCCCACACGGTGATAGCGTATCCCTTCGCCCTGAGGGCGATCTCCTCCTCTCTCAAGAAGATAAAGGCCAGCCTCCGGGAGGCGGCAATGAGCCTCGGAGCGACGGACTTCAAGGCGTTCCTAAAGGTTGAGCTGCCCTTAGCATTTGGAGGTGTCCTCGTTGGGGCAGTCTTTTCCTTCGCAATGAGCATAGCTGAACTCGGTGCAACGTATATGATCTACCAGCCCAAGTACACGACGATAACAATAGCAATCTACCGGTACCTTGGATCGAGGCAGTTCAATTCGGCCTCCGCTATGGCCGTCGTCCTTATGATCGTCAGCCTTGTGGGCTTTCTCCTGATAGAGAGGACGGGTGAGGAAGTATGGTAA
- a CDS encoding ABC transporter ATP-binding protein, whose translation MVRLLLKNVRLSREGFELNIPELEVKEGEFFTLLGPSGCGKTTTLRIIAGFEKAKGRVYFDDEDVTDKPPYERNIGIVFQDYALFPHMTVFENVAFGLRMRKVPEGEIKKMVKEVLSLVGLEGFENRYPEQLSGGQQQRVALARALVIKPRLLLLDEPLSNLDAKIRERLRGIVKRIQRELGITTIYVTHDQEEAMAISDRIAIMKDGKIVQIGEPLELYYHPRDEFVATFLGIGNLLELKAVNGKACIGELCFETEREGDVKVFFRPESVAVGEGATAEVIDYELLPGRIRLFLRVGNARITAERFINELPFDPRNVPKKVGIKVENYVILSP comes from the coding sequence ATGGTAAGGCTCCTCCTTAAGAACGTGAGGCTATCAAGGGAGGGCTTTGAGCTCAACATCCCCGAGCTTGAAGTGAAAGAAGGAGAGTTCTTTACGCTCCTCGGGCCAAGCGGGTGCGGAAAGACGACCACGCTGAGGATCATAGCCGGCTTTGAAAAAGCCAAAGGAAGGGTCTATTTCGACGACGAGGACGTAACCGACAAGCCCCCATACGAGAGGAACATTGGGATAGTCTTTCAGGACTACGCGCTATTTCCCCATATGACGGTCTTTGAGAACGTGGCCTTTGGCCTGAGGATGAGGAAGGTTCCCGAGGGCGAGATCAAGAAGATGGTAAAGGAAGTTTTATCGCTCGTCGGCCTGGAGGGCTTCGAAAACCGCTATCCCGAGCAGCTCAGCGGCGGCCAGCAGCAGCGCGTTGCTCTCGCGAGGGCGCTCGTTATAAAGCCCAGACTGCTCCTCTTAGACGAACCCCTGAGCAACCTCGACGCCAAGATCAGGGAGAGGCTCAGGGGGATTGTGAAGAGGATCCAGCGCGAGCTCGGCATAACGACGATATACGTCACGCACGACCAAGAGGAAGCGATGGCAATAAGCGACAGGATAGCGATAATGAAGGACGGGAAAATAGTCCAGATCGGAGAGCCGCTTGAGCTGTACTACCACCCAAGAGACGAGTTCGTGGCGACTTTCCTCGGCATCGGGAACCTCCTTGAGCTGAAGGCAGTAAACGGGAAGGCGTGCATCGGCGAACTTTGCTTCGAAACCGAGAGAGAGGGAGACGTGAAAGTCTTCTTCCGGCCTGAGAGCGTCGCCGTCGGAGAAGGAGCTACTGCGGAGGTAATTGACTACGAACTCCTGCCCGGGAGAATTAGGCTGTTTCTCCGCGTGGGGAATGCAAGGATCACCGCCGAAAGGTTCATCAACGAGCTCCCCTTCGACCCGCGAAACGTTCCAAAAAAAGTTGGAATAAAGGTGGAAAACTACGTCATCCTCTCTCCTTGA
- a CDS encoding thiamine ABC transporter substrate-binding protein: MKTKNILGLLVIAVIILGLVYIGLTNREEKETLTIYTYDSFQSLAKATIPKFEEKYNVKVKLITLGDAGEVLNRLILEKDNPRADVVIGIDNSLAAKAIEAGVLEVYKPKNIDVVPEELIQALDPTYHLIPYDYGAIAIVYKKDEVQNPPQTFEDLLKPEWAKSLIVEDPRTSSTGMAFLLWTIGAYGDPGWLYYWEKLKPQIYQITEGWDAGWEMWDKGEAPLFVSYATDPAYSAYYSNGSEPNIGVILLNGTAYVQIEGVGIVKGTKHRELAEKFIEFMLTNDFQDEIPLNNWMFPASKNATLPDVYKYAVKPEKIINPDPEEIKANHNRWLQEWIELMIEGKSPEEVIKERG; the protein is encoded by the coding sequence ATGAAGACCAAGAATATACTTGGACTGCTTGTCATAGCTGTGATAATTCTCGGTCTCGTGTACATAGGCTTGACGAACAGGGAGGAAAAAGAGACGCTGACAATCTACACATATGACAGCTTCCAGAGCCTTGCAAAGGCCACGATACCGAAGTTTGAGGAGAAGTACAACGTCAAGGTTAAGTTGATAACCCTCGGGGACGCGGGAGAGGTTCTCAACAGGCTTATCCTTGAGAAGGATAACCCAAGGGCAGACGTCGTGATCGGGATTGACAACAGCCTCGCGGCGAAGGCAATAGAGGCAGGTGTCCTTGAAGTCTACAAGCCGAAGAACATTGATGTCGTGCCAGAAGAACTCATCCAAGCGCTGGATCCGACTTACCATCTTATTCCCTATGACTACGGAGCGATAGCGATAGTCTACAAGAAAGATGAAGTCCAGAACCCGCCGCAGACCTTCGAAGACCTGCTTAAGCCCGAGTGGGCAAAGAGCCTCATTGTTGAGGATCCGAGGACGAGCTCAACGGGAATGGCCTTCCTCCTCTGGACGATAGGGGCCTACGGCGACCCCGGCTGGCTCTACTACTGGGAGAAGCTCAAGCCGCAGATCTACCAGATAACCGAGGGCTGGGACGCCGGCTGGGAGATGTGGGACAAAGGCGAAGCCCCTCTCTTCGTCAGCTACGCCACTGATCCTGCTTACAGTGCCTACTACAGCAACGGAAGTGAGCCAAACATAGGGGTCATACTCCTCAACGGAACCGCTTACGTCCAGATCGAGGGTGTGGGCATAGTTAAGGGAACCAAGCACAGGGAGCTCGCCGAGAAGTTCATTGAGTTCATGCTCACCAACGACTTCCAGGACGAGATACCCCTGAACAACTGGATGTTCCCGGCGAGCAAGAACGCCACTCTTCCTGACGTCTACAAGTATGCGGTAAAGCCAGAAAAGATCATCAATCCAGATCCCGAGGAAATAAAGGCCAACCACAACCGCTGGCTTCAAGAGTGGATAGAACTAATGATAGAGGGCAAGTCTCCGGAGGAGGTAATCAAGGAGAGAGGATGA
- a CDS encoding sodium-dependent transporter: protein MEQRDQWATKIGLILAMAGNAIGLGNFWRFPYQAAKYGGGAFMIPYFVALFLLGIPVMWIEWVEGRYGGKYGHGTLGPTFYLMARESVKPRTAVIFGMIGGMLAFSVTSLLNGYYLHIVGWSAAYTYFSAAGSYMNTTSTYDFFVNYIKNTPQVLLFWAISVGLLGIAVAQGVSKGIERWVKVMMPLLYVAAILLVIRSFTLGSPVKPEWSSIKGFEYLWEPRFSDVTWESALAAAGQIFFTLSLGMGIIQNYASYLGPEDDVALSGLATVSLNEFAEVILGGSIAIPIAFAYLGEEGIKSGVSLAYLALPNVFIHMPAGRFFGSLWFLLLWFAGFTSAIAMYNYLTALLEEDLKIDRKVGSAIVFALYFIIGLPIALDKTLLLLTDLDKWVGSYLLVVLGLFDIIVGVWLFKPKNFWEELHKGSYIKLPEWIMVIIKYIAPLYILILLGKNTWDYITNGTITMSQKYLEYLVSDEALISTTTEYAKKMVIESRILIIFVLIIGAIEAYLAIKKKYGEELEKNEVIIKV from the coding sequence ATGGAGCAAAGGGATCAATGGGCGACTAAGATTGGTTTGATTTTAGCGATGGCAGGAAATGCCATTGGTCTTGGTAATTTCTGGAGGTTCCCCTACCAGGCAGCCAAGTACGGTGGCGGCGCGTTCATGATACCGTACTTCGTCGCATTGTTCCTCCTTGGAATCCCAGTCATGTGGATTGAGTGGGTCGAGGGAAGGTACGGCGGCAAGTATGGGCACGGAACACTTGGACCAACGTTCTACCTCATGGCCAGAGAAAGCGTCAAGCCAAGGACAGCAGTTATCTTCGGTATGATCGGCGGTATGCTGGCCTTCTCGGTCACATCGCTCCTGAACGGCTATTACCTTCACATAGTCGGCTGGTCCGCGGCCTACACCTACTTCAGCGCCGCCGGCTCATACATGAATACAACCAGCACCTACGACTTCTTCGTTAATTACATAAAGAACACACCGCAGGTGCTCTTGTTCTGGGCAATCTCAGTGGGCCTTCTCGGGATAGCAGTCGCTCAGGGTGTCAGCAAAGGTATCGAGAGATGGGTCAAGGTAATGATGCCACTGCTTTACGTGGCGGCAATACTCCTCGTTATAAGGTCGTTCACCCTCGGCTCACCGGTCAAGCCGGAGTGGAGCTCGATCAAGGGATTCGAGTACCTGTGGGAGCCAAGGTTCAGCGACGTGACGTGGGAGTCAGCCCTTGCGGCAGCAGGACAGATATTCTTCACGCTCTCGCTCGGTATGGGTATCATCCAGAACTATGCCAGCTACCTCGGTCCGGAGGACGATGTCGCCCTCAGCGGCCTGGCCACCGTCTCACTCAACGAGTTTGCTGAGGTTATTCTCGGTGGTTCAATAGCCATACCGATAGCCTTTGCTTACCTCGGCGAAGAGGGCATCAAGTCGGGTGTTAGCCTCGCGTACTTGGCCCTGCCAAACGTCTTCATACACATGCCCGCCGGAAGGTTCTTCGGCTCACTGTGGTTCCTGCTCCTGTGGTTCGCTGGCTTCACATCGGCAATAGCAATGTACAACTATCTCACCGCCCTCCTCGAGGAGGATCTCAAGATCGATAGGAAGGTAGGCTCTGCAATAGTCTTTGCTCTATACTTCATTATAGGACTCCCAATAGCCCTCGACAAGACACTGCTGCTCCTCACCGACCTCGACAAGTGGGTCGGCAGCTACCTGCTCGTTGTACTTGGGCTCTTTGACATCATAGTTGGCGTCTGGCTATTCAAACCGAAGAACTTCTGGGAGGAGCTTCACAAGGGGTCTTACATTAAGCTTCCAGAATGGATCATGGTGATAATCAAGTACATAGCGCCACTCTACATCCTGATACTCCTCGGCAAGAACACCTGGGACTACATCACCAACGGCACCATAACGATGAGCCAGAAGTACCTTGAGTACCTTGTAAGCGATGAGGCCCTGATAAGCACGACTACAGAGTACGCCAAGAAAATGGTCATTGAATCGAGGATTCTCATAATCTTTGTGCTCATCATAGGTGCCATTGAGGCATACCTGGCAATCAAGAAGAAGTACGGCGAAGAGCTAGAGAAGAACGAGGTCATCATAAAGGTCTGA
- a CDS encoding P-II family nitrogen regulator — protein MKKVEAIIRGNDFDRVKNALKQIGIVPLTAYPVQGRGVQGGVPPYDLLPKIKIELVVKDEDLEKVIDAIIMSARSGTPGDGKIFILPVEDAIRIRTGENGNEALY, from the coding sequence ATGAAAAAGGTCGAGGCGATTATCAGGGGAAACGATTTTGACCGCGTAAAGAACGCCCTCAAGCAGATTGGCATTGTGCCTCTAACTGCTTATCCGGTTCAGGGCAGGGGAGTTCAAGGTGGAGTCCCGCCCTACGACCTTCTCCCGAAGATTAAGATTGAGCTTGTCGTCAAGGACGAAGACCTTGAGAAGGTAATTGACGCCATTATCATGAGCGCAAGGAGCGGGACGCCGGGCGACGGTAAGATATTCATACTGCCCGTTGAGGACGCGATAAGGATAAGAACGGGAGAAAACGGGAACGAAGCCCTCTACTGA